From the genome of Gracilinanus agilis isolate LMUSP501 chromosome 2, AgileGrace, whole genome shotgun sequence, one region includes:
- the LOC123238259 gene encoding pulmonary surfactant-associated protein A-like gives MAELGEKFYVTTGQSVDFFMINKTCQEMGGTVATPRNEEENAAIMKLVECPALYTPFSTNQVLPSLQNLPECATFFPMWQCLDLPLYSKSLLLNPYTFVLL, from the exons ATGGCTGAACTGGGAGAAAAGTTTTATGTCACCACTGGCCAGTCTGTCGATTTCTTCATGATTAATAAAACTTGCCAGGAGATGGGAGGCACTGTTGCCACTCCGAGGAATGAAGAGGAGAATGCAGCCATCATGAAGCTGGTG GAATGTCCAGCCCTCTATACCCCTTTTTCAACTAACCAAGTCCTACCCAGCCTTCAGAACTTACCTGAATGTGCTACCTTTTTTCCCATGTGGCAATGCTTGGATCTGCCATTATACAGTAAATCTTTGCTTTTGAATCCTTACACATTTGTactgttatag